A single genomic interval of Stieleria maiorica harbors:
- a CDS encoding tetratricopeptide repeat protein, translating to MTRPLSITARSYRRLRPLGLFVLAAVLTTTPPSTQQLFAQDSDQIGDRERTNAERYLQVLLRRPRPGVALDRVYGYHVQNDSLDELERQLSDPQADDAGQRQMVWGLVQLQRGHSAEAAQILASAESKLPDDAACSFYLGRALLAVGQTEQAAAAMERAIDRGPSRTEALPMFTELGRIYSRAGEREKSLAVWTRLEQLFPGDTRVGGQIARTLAEEGNHEEALRRYEQLAKASRKPDEQIAMAVQAAEMRRHLGKPDEATALLEKILSRLNPGSWLHTDVRNRIEAGFLKSGDYDALANYYKKQFADRPDDLALQTRLARILITAGRLSEAKTLLVAAIERAPDDTEARTTLIDVLINQNDVAEAAEQFAELAKRDADNPDHLVRWGQVLLEDTETPLEQRRDAAAVVWSRLAAARSDDAVTLSQVADLMRGIDRSEDAIDLYRQSIQLDPASPQYREYLGEYLHSLDREDEAIEVWNSIASDDRRGRESLVRLAEVLGTFKLPDLALDAWDQAAQFDLTFAQELRYAAKLTDAKQYEKALKRLDAAETIAETPDEQEQLLKDRIAVYQSSGTLEQQIQALTDQPVSVDSLRTLALMHGAAGNLVNAERSIQQALNMEPDNTDVLLVAADLAERQNRLGDAADLFEQLATADSRFRTNYLQRVAGLQVRLGQTDQAIQTCEAVIDANPASPESYQFYARTAFGINRDEEAITALRRAMTVAPRDNAPRRMLAGHFADQYRTDEAIELYWQAFNYEPKIDDKINVVRALAPLYDRKTDLQTLIGRIEEINRKDGNARTTSRMIAAAHESVQDFGAAISAIDQLLAVQPRDVALLETMVRLADAADEVEQAAEYQRRITELAGTPENRFKLVEYQLEAGMIDVGQALSQRLSFLSDPSRLGGMVRSAARRGDTKTARAICEEALRADDSLWDIKLVLAQLLLMDGNDNKADANRERAVQLAQQIRASDFPMDATAPTQRKQPTRPSTTNRRPPGYQSNPMYWSQSSYQLARALRIGRYANASYSYSTTTTTIEPTSFGHARVIAASLILMNEAIGKLGEDATEAVQAKLDTEFSINDWDSVTDPLEIWERFALINVMSLVTNQPSASPFGPPPSNLSAAAKAKADAQRKNQLNMMWRLAELDPTYGVTPVLQFLSQRMMSEALPDQQKPDMTPLTEKELEILASINQRVQASGLSSGVLMGTPSGAAEMMFQAILGHEFRLAGQEEKAAQFAPEPPGEDASYDEVVAAIQFYLRLGKPDQADGLVKQLLPAARREKPKAPVQGFSPITQIMMGSGEDAKAFAERHEMAMVDALIARWSKSTLNAAARSTSLGDGYVNAYTQIGGVVRSVRVRGPLSPRLLDSNLAQQIFSFSAQEATSPTLSAQPASPTLSPDLIRHLRSPLSDAPADEQKTRRVVAAYAHWWADRPETCYEVLVELCNDYPSDVDLQIERARLASELKQPRLALETLDSFSPLDSRMLVRKEMAAMNLAAEIGDTERAKVAAERLFGMRLDVQMQLALADQLKRLGLDAQATAMLARTRSGRVRDENTELQIARAFLSAGDKEAAAEVAYSLMRRLASGRSQNSNQSYYQQQAVSVLQSAGRLEPLIERAKRRVESSPKAIRPKQELAELYTAAGRTDEANRVWENLSEDVPVSAPQMIARADALVTAKKNKEAVELYLDAFEKDPSRFNNDYYKMTNAVRSAGDEVVDMMYRRLMKFPVQSIPTYRMDELARLGSRDELSDAKRDFIAHLLKSPAAQTQVYNIVRNLPEDQRKQIPEYREAILNAVCSNDAFSANSQLWAVNSRSSGGFAIGPLADTLATLQSDADANQKFRHAATEAIENESLKKGATFLLALIDTGKPELVPESLATMRECIHREPDDESKTPTVCSGLLWQAGQVLENVDGVPADLLVDLYQEAKRSTNSSGSSPQYTLDHRLIETYKKAERFDQARTLLLDLYRVTDFSSQNQYNPGYGDYQQLEWYQWVAEQLTACQAPIDALIVYHAGLSKPERFENARRWGGSRNTKEAFENGAGVAAEKITPEVAANHLTRQIDAWEKDLESNPVELMEASTDAIMASETPSSLGLAIRVAVSSDDSQDAIRSFAERVGKLAERHSDSWQLTALQLMTACYLGDESSAEFAKTLFERLPAESELVNEDNQAIDRVKATALFDLYPVARAASRSQRDSDREIGERLVRYIGKVAESANDSSITLALAEISGDASESLSRILDLIAAQSDANAPLSQSLAERCLQVAKDAAKAGEIDTSVRALRLALQSGPPLRQLSGGGDAFAITSSQNQPVYSGREQQTEMDLLAQRVSAVTDALSQATGVALEFKKGAYQNNRKAKIDRQAMGKITDAYLAILVPTKRQDTTFDYSKRIASTSYDPFRSDGDIVVSSASMALATAAALAGRADDVAATLEQRLGSDQKNVELSIALVQLAFAAEQPKRLAASLDRLIETLDEPLPPLGQRSANAGPVTTITSQMATASREKSDVVDRVMQAVWPIMASDFIQPDARTDDADFAGVVANLGELISRTDSLINSDSYTANRHRYIRRQLALGHVAIAKASGDGKIIDDFIRSELETIETQNYPSGADIQDYKRRSLERLTTQLIDDGLIEHLAPVFRQAITDYLVTQRNYSNRFESHVCLAISQLPADKRIQLLEKLTFGGDGDDSVEYFDALVSYEIPPPIVRRQHPQLDAVMNLQTSTDRYPVVNSLVMLIDAAVQTKNATSLLEQFQRNRKAAGDEADLAAALLKLAIAKANHGDSAALLDEIAPTLQAVGDRLAKNLPKQNDKTLRFPALETHLIVRAFEAGLPVAIAEPMLRHVKTYSIRGQRNFVTSAVASARAAMGVGRAAHATTDSPLEHFIVVPISARYRGDNVMLPPMYTVKPDGWISGTCGYEQSHLMFKYPLSGSFTFSAEIQDGGWGEADLAYGGVIYQANGWQQTAKVYGMGNRGQVEFKVGSIRQGKLNIESVSVSPDGVEGLCNGESYVNDTVTTSYPFVSVHHHKYRTTHFRDVRFSGSPTIPDEVNLIDPTMRGWGVLTYGKSIPKMLLPIGPKQERDGILKFREKMEADLAKGPLVGGWSVREGKLHYRGEPANSRNYDPVSHIEYLRPIQDRESIEVEFFWKSGRTEFWPTIGRTVLQLSPEGTTPDWIVANGDLASVGFVSATALDPPYAPIAAENVPAEDAWNTLRMSREGDQVALTLNGKPLTSIPVQGHERPGIYRPASRDLDVRKIRLTGDWPDEVPKELMARPE from the coding sequence GTGACACGTCCACTGTCCATCACCGCGCGATCCTATCGTCGCCTCCGCCCCCTCGGACTGTTCGTGCTGGCCGCCGTTTTGACTACGACGCCGCCCTCCACCCAACAGTTATTCGCCCAAGATTCTGACCAGATCGGTGATCGCGAGCGGACCAACGCGGAACGCTACCTGCAAGTCCTGCTGCGCAGGCCACGCCCCGGCGTCGCGCTCGATCGGGTTTATGGGTACCACGTTCAAAACGATTCCTTGGACGAACTGGAGCGACAGTTGTCCGATCCCCAGGCGGACGATGCAGGTCAGCGGCAAATGGTTTGGGGACTGGTTCAATTGCAGCGCGGTCACTCTGCGGAAGCGGCACAGATTCTGGCATCCGCGGAATCAAAACTCCCCGACGATGCCGCATGCAGTTTTTATCTCGGGCGCGCCCTTCTGGCGGTCGGTCAAACCGAGCAAGCTGCCGCTGCGATGGAGCGGGCGATCGATCGCGGGCCGTCACGTACCGAAGCGCTGCCGATGTTCACCGAGCTGGGGCGGATCTACAGCCGCGCCGGAGAGCGTGAGAAATCCCTCGCCGTTTGGACTCGCCTGGAACAACTGTTTCCCGGCGATACCCGCGTCGGCGGCCAGATCGCGAGGACGCTTGCCGAAGAAGGCAATCATGAAGAAGCCCTGCGACGCTATGAACAACTCGCAAAGGCATCGCGAAAACCCGACGAACAGATCGCCATGGCGGTCCAGGCCGCTGAAATGCGACGGCACCTCGGTAAGCCGGACGAGGCGACGGCGCTATTGGAAAAAATCCTGTCGCGGTTGAACCCCGGCAGTTGGCTGCACACCGATGTTCGCAACCGGATCGAAGCCGGCTTTTTGAAATCAGGTGACTACGACGCGCTGGCAAACTACTACAAGAAACAATTCGCCGATCGGCCCGATGATTTGGCCCTGCAAACCAGACTGGCACGGATCCTGATCACCGCAGGCCGTCTGTCCGAAGCGAAAACGTTGTTGGTCGCCGCGATCGAGCGGGCACCCGATGACACCGAGGCTCGGACGACTCTGATCGACGTCTTGATCAATCAAAATGATGTTGCCGAAGCGGCAGAGCAGTTCGCCGAGCTTGCCAAACGCGACGCGGACAACCCCGACCATCTGGTCCGTTGGGGACAGGTGTTGTTGGAGGACACCGAGACGCCACTCGAACAGCGGCGCGACGCGGCCGCAGTCGTCTGGTCGCGTTTGGCCGCCGCCCGCAGCGACGACGCCGTGACGCTGTCGCAAGTAGCCGACCTGATGCGCGGCATCGACCGCAGCGAAGACGCGATCGATCTGTATCGCCAATCGATCCAGTTGGATCCCGCGTCTCCACAGTACCGAGAGTACTTGGGCGAATACCTCCATTCGCTGGACCGGGAAGATGAAGCGATCGAGGTCTGGAATTCGATCGCGAGTGATGATCGCCGCGGACGCGAGTCGTTGGTTCGATTGGCCGAAGTGCTGGGGACATTCAAGCTGCCGGATCTGGCGTTGGACGCTTGGGACCAGGCCGCACAGTTCGACCTGACCTTTGCCCAAGAATTGCGCTACGCCGCAAAGCTGACCGATGCCAAGCAATACGAGAAAGCTCTGAAGAGACTGGATGCGGCCGAAACGATCGCGGAAACACCGGACGAGCAAGAGCAGTTGCTGAAAGACCGGATCGCCGTGTATCAGTCCTCGGGAACGTTGGAACAACAAATCCAAGCACTGACCGATCAACCCGTATCGGTCGATTCGTTGCGGACGCTAGCGTTGATGCACGGCGCAGCCGGTAATCTGGTCAACGCGGAACGTTCGATTCAACAAGCCCTCAACATGGAACCGGACAACACCGACGTGTTACTGGTCGCGGCGGACCTTGCCGAACGACAGAATCGGCTCGGTGATGCCGCAGACCTGTTCGAACAGCTGGCCACCGCGGACAGCCGGTTTCGCACCAATTACTTGCAACGCGTCGCCGGATTACAAGTCCGCTTGGGTCAAACCGATCAAGCGATCCAAACGTGCGAAGCCGTCATCGATGCCAATCCGGCCAGCCCCGAATCGTATCAGTTCTATGCCCGAACCGCGTTCGGCATCAATCGCGATGAAGAAGCGATCACGGCGCTCCGCCGCGCGATGACGGTTGCGCCGCGAGACAACGCGCCGCGACGGATGTTGGCCGGTCATTTCGCAGATCAGTATCGGACCGACGAGGCGATCGAATTGTATTGGCAGGCATTCAACTATGAGCCCAAGATCGATGACAAGATCAACGTGGTCCGAGCCCTCGCGCCGCTGTACGACCGCAAAACCGACCTCCAGACGTTGATCGGGCGAATCGAAGAAATCAATCGCAAGGACGGAAACGCCCGAACGACCAGTCGGATGATCGCCGCGGCGCATGAATCGGTGCAGGACTTCGGTGCGGCGATCAGCGCGATCGATCAATTGCTCGCCGTCCAGCCGCGTGACGTGGCGTTGTTGGAAACCATGGTCCGTCTGGCTGATGCGGCCGATGAAGTGGAACAGGCGGCCGAATACCAACGACGGATCACCGAACTCGCCGGCACGCCGGAGAATCGATTCAAGCTTGTCGAGTATCAATTGGAAGCCGGCATGATCGATGTGGGCCAGGCGCTTTCCCAACGGCTGTCGTTCTTGTCCGATCCGTCGCGACTGGGCGGGATGGTGCGTTCGGCGGCGCGACGCGGCGATACGAAAACCGCACGGGCGATCTGTGAAGAGGCGTTACGAGCCGACGACAGTTTGTGGGACATTAAACTTGTCCTCGCACAGTTGTTATTGATGGATGGCAACGACAACAAGGCCGATGCGAATCGTGAGCGAGCGGTGCAGTTGGCCCAACAAATCCGTGCATCCGACTTTCCCATGGACGCCACGGCTCCGACACAACGAAAGCAACCTACCCGACCTTCGACGACGAATCGACGACCGCCGGGTTATCAATCCAACCCGATGTATTGGAGCCAATCGTCTTACCAGTTGGCCCGGGCGCTGCGGATCGGCCGATACGCCAACGCGTCTTACTCCTATTCCACCACGACGACAACGATCGAGCCGACGTCGTTCGGGCATGCCCGGGTGATCGCGGCGTCGTTGATCTTGATGAACGAAGCGATCGGCAAACTCGGGGAAGACGCCACCGAGGCCGTGCAGGCGAAGCTGGATACCGAGTTTTCGATCAACGATTGGGATAGTGTCACCGACCCACTGGAGATCTGGGAGCGGTTCGCGCTGATCAATGTGATGTCGCTGGTCACGAATCAGCCATCGGCGAGTCCGTTCGGTCCCCCACCGTCCAATCTGTCGGCGGCGGCCAAAGCCAAGGCCGACGCCCAGCGAAAAAACCAGCTGAACATGATGTGGCGGCTGGCAGAACTCGATCCCACCTACGGGGTAACGCCGGTGTTGCAGTTCCTTTCCCAACGGATGATGTCCGAAGCGCTGCCGGATCAACAGAAACCCGACATGACGCCGTTGACCGAGAAAGAACTCGAGATTCTGGCGTCGATCAACCAGCGCGTGCAAGCTTCGGGATTGTCTTCGGGCGTATTGATGGGCACTCCATCCGGCGCCGCGGAAATGATGTTCCAGGCGATCCTGGGTCACGAGTTCCGCTTGGCCGGCCAGGAAGAGAAGGCGGCACAATTCGCACCCGAACCGCCCGGTGAGGACGCCAGCTACGACGAGGTTGTCGCCGCGATTCAGTTCTATCTTCGTCTGGGAAAACCGGATCAAGCCGACGGATTGGTCAAGCAACTGTTGCCGGCCGCACGGCGAGAAAAACCCAAGGCACCGGTTCAGGGATTCAGTCCCATCACTCAGATCATGATGGGCAGCGGCGAAGATGCCAAAGCGTTTGCCGAGCGACACGAAATGGCGATGGTCGACGCCCTGATCGCACGCTGGTCCAAGTCGACACTCAACGCGGCCGCTCGTTCGACGTCACTCGGCGATGGCTATGTCAACGCCTACACACAAATCGGTGGTGTGGTTCGCTCGGTCCGCGTTCGCGGCCCGTTGTCGCCTCGGTTGCTGGATTCCAATTTGGCGCAACAGATCTTTTCCTTTTCCGCCCAGGAAGCCACATCGCCAACACTCAGTGCCCAACCCGCATCGCCGACGCTGTCCCCGGACCTGATCCGACATCTCCGAAGCCCACTGAGCGATGCACCGGCGGATGAACAGAAGACGCGCCGAGTCGTCGCCGCGTATGCCCATTGGTGGGCCGATCGTCCGGAAACGTGTTACGAGGTATTGGTCGAACTTTGCAACGACTATCCCAGTGACGTCGACTTGCAGATCGAGCGTGCCCGACTGGCCAGCGAGCTGAAACAACCTCGATTGGCGCTCGAGACGCTGGATTCGTTCAGCCCGTTGGACAGCCGCATGTTGGTCCGCAAGGAAATGGCGGCGATGAATTTGGCGGCCGAAATCGGGGACACCGAGCGGGCCAAGGTCGCCGCCGAGCGTCTGTTCGGCATGCGGCTGGACGTGCAGATGCAGCTCGCCCTGGCCGACCAACTCAAACGATTGGGCCTGGACGCCCAAGCCACCGCGATGCTGGCCCGAACACGAAGCGGCCGCGTCCGCGACGAGAACACCGAATTACAGATTGCACGTGCGTTTCTTTCGGCCGGTGACAAAGAGGCCGCGGCCGAGGTCGCTTACTCGCTGATGCGACGTCTCGCTTCGGGTCGCTCTCAAAACAGCAACCAGTCGTACTATCAACAACAAGCGGTTTCGGTGTTGCAGTCCGCGGGCCGACTGGAACCGCTGATCGAGCGTGCGAAGCGGCGCGTCGAATCCTCCCCCAAGGCGATTCGCCCCAAACAGGAATTGGCCGAATTGTATACCGCCGCGGGGCGGACCGACGAAGCGAACCGGGTCTGGGAAAACCTGTCCGAGGATGTGCCGGTCAGCGCACCTCAGATGATCGCCCGCGCCGACGCCTTGGTCACAGCGAAAAAGAACAAGGAAGCCGTCGAACTGTACTTGGACGCGTTCGAGAAAGACCCCAGTCGGTTCAACAACGATTATTACAAGATGACCAATGCGGTGCGTTCGGCGGGGGACGAGGTCGTCGACATGATGTACCGACGATTGATGAAGTTTCCGGTGCAGAGCATTCCGACATACCGCATGGATGAATTGGCGAGGCTGGGATCCCGCGACGAGCTGAGTGATGCCAAGCGGGACTTCATCGCGCACCTGTTGAAATCTCCCGCCGCCCAGACCCAGGTCTACAACATCGTCCGCAATTTGCCGGAGGACCAGCGCAAGCAAATTCCGGAATATCGTGAGGCAATTTTGAATGCCGTTTGCAGCAATGACGCGTTTTCTGCCAACTCGCAACTGTGGGCCGTCAACAGTCGCAGCAGTGGCGGATTTGCGATCGGACCGCTCGCGGACACGTTGGCGACGCTTCAGAGCGACGCCGACGCCAACCAAAAATTTCGCCATGCGGCTACCGAGGCGATCGAGAACGAATCGCTTAAGAAAGGCGCGACGTTCCTGCTGGCATTGATCGACACCGGCAAACCGGAACTTGTACCAGAGAGTCTGGCGACGATGCGTGAATGCATCCATCGTGAGCCCGACGACGAATCCAAGACGCCGACCGTCTGTTCCGGTTTGCTATGGCAAGCCGGACAGGTCTTGGAAAACGTCGACGGAGTGCCGGCCGATTTACTGGTCGATCTCTATCAAGAGGCAAAGCGATCGACCAACTCCTCGGGCAGCAGCCCGCAGTACACGCTGGACCATCGATTGATCGAAACCTACAAGAAAGCAGAGCGATTCGATCAGGCCCGCACGTTACTGCTGGACCTCTACCGCGTCACCGATTTCTCCAGTCAAAATCAATACAATCCCGGATACGGAGACTATCAACAGCTGGAGTGGTACCAGTGGGTTGCCGAGCAATTGACCGCGTGCCAAGCGCCGATCGATGCCTTGATCGTCTATCATGCCGGATTGTCCAAACCGGAGCGTTTTGAAAATGCGAGGCGTTGGGGCGGCAGTCGGAACACGAAGGAAGCGTTCGAGAACGGCGCGGGTGTGGCGGCCGAAAAGATCACTCCCGAAGTCGCGGCGAACCATCTGACCCGCCAGATCGACGCGTGGGAAAAGGACCTGGAATCGAACCCCGTCGAATTGATGGAGGCCTCGACCGACGCCATCATGGCCTCGGAGACGCCATCGAGTTTGGGACTCGCGATTCGCGTCGCGGTTTCGAGCGATGATTCGCAAGACGCCATCCGTTCGTTTGCCGAGCGAGTGGGAAAGCTGGCAGAACGTCACAGTGATTCATGGCAACTGACGGCGTTGCAATTGATGACGGCGTGTTACCTGGGCGATGAATCCAGTGCGGAATTCGCCAAAACATTATTCGAACGCTTGCCGGCCGAATCCGAACTCGTTAACGAGGACAATCAGGCGATCGACCGCGTCAAGGCCACCGCACTGTTCGATCTGTACCCGGTCGCTCGGGCGGCCAGTCGATCGCAGCGGGATTCGGATCGAGAGATCGGCGAACGATTGGTCCGCTACATCGGCAAGGTGGCTGAATCGGCCAACGACTCGTCGATCACTCTGGCGTTGGCGGAGATCAGTGGGGACGCGTCAGAATCGCTTTCCAGGATCTTGGATTTGATCGCCGCCCAATCCGACGCGAACGCGCCGCTTTCTCAATCGTTGGCTGAGCGATGTTTGCAGGTCGCCAAGGACGCCGCCAAAGCGGGCGAGATCGACACCTCGGTGCGCGCGTTGCGATTGGCGCTGCAAAGCGGTCCGCCGCTGAGACAACTTTCCGGCGGCGGCGATGCGTTCGCGATCACGTCGTCACAAAACCAACCGGTCTACTCCGGTCGCGAGCAGCAGACCGAAATGGATCTGTTGGCCCAGCGCGTCTCCGCGGTGACCGACGCATTGTCACAGGCCACGGGCGTTGCATTGGAGTTCAAAAAAGGCGCTTACCAAAATAACCGCAAGGCAAAGATCGATCGACAGGCGATGGGCAAAATCACTGACGCCTACTTGGCGATCCTCGTCCCGACCAAGCGCCAGGACACCACGTTCGATTATTCCAAACGGATCGCGTCGACGTCCTACGATCCGTTCCGATCCGACGGCGACATCGTCGTCAGCTCGGCGTCGATGGCGCTGGCGACCGCGGCGGCGCTGGCCGGTCGGGCCGACGACGTCGCCGCGACACTGGAACAACGGCTGGGATCGGACCAGAAAAACGTCGAACTGTCGATCGCGTTGGTCCAACTCGCATTTGCCGCCGAGCAACCGAAACGGCTTGCCGCGTCGCTGGACCGTTTGATCGAAACACTCGACGAACCCTTGCCGCCACTGGGGCAACGCTCTGCAAACGCCGGACCGGTGACCACGATCACCAGCCAGATGGCAACCGCGTCACGGGAAAAATCCGATGTGGTCGATCGGGTGATGCAAGCCGTCTGGCCGATCATGGCATCGGATTTCATCCAACCGGACGCACGAACCGACGACGCCGATTTTGCCGGGGTTGTGGCGAATCTCGGTGAGTTGATCAGCCGCACCGATTCGTTGATCAATTCGGACAGCTACACCGCCAACCGCCATCGCTACATCCGCCGACAGCTTGCCCTGGGACATGTCGCGATCGCCAAGGCCAGCGGCGACGGGAAAATCATCGACGACTTCATCCGATCCGAGTTGGAGACGATCGAGACACAGAACTACCCGAGTGGCGCCGACATCCAGGACTACAAACGACGCAGCCTGGAACGATTGACCACCCAGTTGATCGATGACGGATTGATCGAACATCTTGCCCCCGTTTTCCGGCAGGCCATCACGGACTACCTGGTCACCCAGCGGAACTATTCCAATCGATTTGAATCCCACGTCTGTTTGGCCATTTCGCAACTGCCCGCCGACAAACGAATCCAGCTCCTCGAGAAGCTGACGTTCGGTGGCGACGGGGACGATTCCGTCGAGTATTTCGACGCCTTGGTCAGTTATGAGATTCCGCCGCCGATCGTCCGCCGACAACATCCGCAGCTCGATGCGGTGATGAACCTGCAAACGAGCACCGATCGTTATCCGGTCGTCAATTCGTTGGTGATGTTGATCGATGCCGCCGTGCAGACGAAAAATGCCACGTCGCTGCTCGAACAATTCCAGCGAAATCGAAAAGCCGCCGGGGATGAAGCGGATCTGGCGGCGGCACTGCTGAAATTGGCGATCGCCAAAGCAAACCACGGTGACTCGGCGGCGCTGTTGGACGAGATCGCACCAACGTTGCAAGCGGTCGGCGATCGCTTGGCCAAAAACCTTCCCAAACAAAACGATAAAACGCTTCGGTTTCCGGCCCTGGAAACGCACTTGATCGTCCGTGCATTCGAAGCGGGATTGCCCGTTGCGATCGCCGAACCGATGCTCCGCCACGTCAAGACCTACTCGATCCGCGGACAACGCAATTTCGTCACCTCCGCGGTCGCTTCGGCGAGAGCGGCGATGGGTGTCGGACGAGCTGCCCATGCCACGACGGATTCACCGCTGGAACATTTCATTGTCGTTCCGATCTCCGCTCGCTATCGCGGCGACAACGTGATGTTGCCACCGATGTACACGGTCAAACCTGACGGCTGGATCAGCGGAACCTGCGGATACGAGCAATCGCACCTGATGTTCAAGTACCCGCTCAGTGGTTCGTTCACCTTCTCCGCGGAAATCCAAGACGGCGGCTGGGGCGAAGCCGACCTGGCCTATGGTGGTGTGATTTACCAAGCCAATGGGTGGCAACAAACCGCGAAGGTCTATGGGATGGGCAACCGCGGTCAAGTTGAATTCAAGGTCGGGTCGATTCGCCAAGGCAAGCTGAACATCGAATCCGTTTCGGTTTCCCCCGACGGCGTCGAAGGGCTGTGCAACGGCGAGTCCTACGTCAACGATACCGTGACGACGTCGTATCCGTTCGTTTCGGTCCACCACCACAAGTACCGCACGACGCACTTCCGCGACGTTCGATTCTCCGGTTCGCCCACGATCCCCGACGAGGTCAACTTGATCGATCCGACCATGCGGGGTTGGGGCGTTCTGACGTACGGAAAATCGATCCCCAAGATGTTGCTGCCGATCGGACCGAAACAAGAACGCGACGGCATCTTAAAATTCCGCGAGAAGATGGAAGCGGATCTGGCCAAGGGTCCGTTGGTCGGCGGCTGGAGTGTCCGCGAAGGGAAGTTGCATTATCGCGGCGAACCTGCGAACAGTCGCAACTATGACCCCGTCAGTCACATCGAGTACTTGCGTCCGATCCAGGACCGTGAATCGATCGAGGTCGAGTTCTTTTGGAAATCAGGGCGAACCGAGTTTTGGCCGACGATCGGCCGCACGGTGTTGCAGCTGTCGCCGGAAGGAACGACACCCGACTGGATCGTCGCCAACGGTGATTTGGCATCGGTCGGGTTTGTCAGCGCGACAGCCTTGGATCCGCCCTACGCACCGATCGCCGCTGAAAACGTGCCCGCGGAGGATGCGTGGAACACGTTGCGGATGTCGCGTGAGGGCGATCAAGTGGCCCTGACCCTGAACGGCAAACCGTTGACATCGATTCCGGTTCAAGGGCACGAACGACCGGGCATTTATCGGCCCGCAAGCCGTGACCTGGACGTCCGCAAGATTCGATTAACCGGCGACTGGCCCGATGAAGTCCCGAAGGAGTTGATGGCGCGTCCCGAATGA
- a CDS encoding peroxiredoxin family protein translates to MVRLIKSVLTIVVGTILLIPIALAALKATGNLPRPLVDRAINQLPIDLTSAVGLRSADPVVLGDWPPVRGNEFPDLVLTDQTGQTVQLSDFAGKVILVEYAAIPCEGCQAFSGGKQHGAFGSFRVQPGLESIEHYAQEYAGVTLGSEDVVFVQVLLYGKSVSAPTQAEVADWAEHFQLDRDANQIVLRGDPSMLSQKTYEMIPGFHLIDRDFVLRSDSCGHHPQDDLYKDLLPMLRTLAR, encoded by the coding sequence ATGGTTCGCTTGATCAAATCGGTTTTGACGATTGTCGTTGGCACGATTCTGCTGATCCCGATCGCCTTGGCGGCACTCAAGGCGACGGGGAACCTGCCGCGACCGCTCGTCGACCGCGCGATCAATCAGCTGCCGATCGATTTGACGTCGGCTGTCGGTTTGCGGTCGGCCGATCCGGTGGTCCTCGGCGATTGGCCTCCGGTGCGCGGCAACGAATTCCCCGATCTGGTTTTGACCGACCAGACCGGCCAAACCGTCCAACTGTCAGACTTCGCGGGCAAGGTCATCTTGGTCGAATACGCGGCGATTCCCTGTGAGGGATGCCAGGCGTTTTCGGGTGGCAAACAACATGGCGCGTTCGGCAGCTTTCGGGTCCAGCCGGGTCTGGAATCGATCGAACACTACGCGCAAGAATACGCCGGGGTCACGCTCGGCAGCGAGGACGTCGTGTTCGTGCAAGTCCTGCTGTACGGAAAATCTGTCTCGGCACCGACCCAGGCGGAAGTCGCCGACTGGGCCGAACACTTTCAACTGGACCGCGATGCCAACCAAATCGTGCTCCGAGGCGATCCATCGATGCTCAGCCAAAAGACGTATGAAATGATCCCCGGGTTTCATTTGATCGATCGAGACTTTGTGCTGCGATCGGATTCCTGCGGTCACCATCCCCAAGATGATCTGTACAAAGATCTCTTACCGATGCTGCGGACGCTGGCCAGGTAA